Proteins from a genomic interval of Leifsonia shinshuensis:
- a CDS encoding GntR family transcriptional regulator: MSIEPSPSEHFLPARRALADDVYDAVLGLLMDQVIEPGSRASIDGIARQLGVSPTPVREALARLESEGLVVKKALKGYTAAPLLDADGLRELFEMRRLLEPYATRNAAGEIDAETLDQLERLCDDMHRSGAAAHTGDDRFKDYKDFANQDAEFHRLIALHSGNALLADAIFRLRSHMHQYRIYFKHGVVEETSGEHEAVLEALRAGDPARAEKAMLDHITKSYTRIATSLEEAEGQ, encoded by the coding sequence ATGAGCATCGAACCCTCCCCCAGCGAACACTTCCTGCCGGCCAGGCGGGCGCTGGCCGACGACGTCTACGACGCCGTGCTCGGCCTGCTCATGGACCAGGTGATCGAGCCGGGCAGCCGGGCCAGCATCGACGGGATCGCCCGCCAGCTCGGCGTCTCGCCCACGCCCGTGCGCGAGGCTCTCGCGCGCCTGGAGTCCGAGGGGCTGGTCGTGAAGAAGGCGCTCAAGGGCTACACCGCCGCTCCGCTGCTGGACGCCGACGGGCTGCGCGAGCTGTTCGAGATGCGGCGCCTGCTGGAGCCGTACGCCACCCGCAACGCGGCCGGCGAGATCGACGCCGAGACCCTGGACCAGCTCGAGCGGCTCTGCGACGACATGCACCGCAGTGGCGCGGCCGCCCACACCGGCGACGACCGGTTCAAGGACTACAAGGACTTCGCCAACCAGGACGCCGAGTTCCACCGCCTCATCGCGCTGCACTCCGGGAACGCCCTGCTGGCCGACGCGATCTTCCGGCTCCGCTCGCACATGCACCAGTACCGGATCTACTTCAAGCACGGTGTCGTCGAGGAGACGTCGGGCGAGCACGAGGCCGTGCTGGAGGCGCTGCGGGCCGGCGATCCCGCGCGCGCCGAGAAGGCCATGCTCGACCACATCACCAAGTCGTACACGCGCATCGCGACGAGTCTGGAGGAGGCGGAGGGGCAGTAG